The following proteins are co-located in the Microbulbifer sp. VAAF005 genome:
- a CDS encoding helix-turn-helix domain-containing protein has protein sequence MSPTSVASLLNPTICRRMLIAYLIEHIPRPNNPTLEEATGWPRRTVQDIIAKGLPGHGTVVEFIQEGVRHNDGYYLLRDWGSFDKNWVKTNLPVICQVLDVKLDLSDAMS, from the coding sequence ATGTCACCGACGTCTGTTGCAAGTCTGTTAAACCCGACCATCTGCCGGCGAATGTTGATTGCTTACCTGATCGAGCATATTCCGCGTCCCAATAATCCTACTTTGGAGGAGGCAACTGGATGGCCTCGCCGTACGGTTCAGGACATTATTGCGAAAGGATTACCGGGGCATGGCACGGTTGTAGAGTTCATTCAGGAAGGCGTGCGCCACAATGACGGCTACTACCTGCTGCGTGATTGGGGGTCTTTTGACAAGAATTGGGTGAAAACCAATTTGCCGGTTATTTGCCAGGTGTTAGATGTAAAGCTGGATTTGAGTGACGCAATGAGCTGA
- a CDS encoding transglycosylase SLT domain-containing protein, whose product MHKKNKKCGLLVLLSAVALSSGCATAPPSNLDNVCSIFQEKKKWYGEAKDAEEKWGSPIAVMMAIMHQESRFVHDAKPPRTKILGFIPGPRPSDAYGYPQALGTTWRHYQRSSFNYGADRDDFGDAIDFIGWYNNTSARQCQIRANDTYSLYLAYHEGHGGFNRRTFQNKAWLKNVSHKVSARAQKYQQQLNSCEQSLKKRKKFLWIF is encoded by the coding sequence ATGCACAAAAAAAATAAAAAATGCGGACTGCTGGTTTTGCTCAGTGCTGTTGCACTGAGCAGCGGCTGTGCAACCGCGCCTCCAAGTAATCTCGACAACGTCTGCTCTATTTTCCAGGAAAAAAAGAAGTGGTACGGCGAGGCAAAAGACGCGGAGGAAAAATGGGGCTCTCCGATTGCTGTGATGATGGCAATCATGCACCAGGAATCCCGTTTTGTGCATGATGCCAAGCCCCCGCGCACCAAGATCCTGGGCTTTATCCCCGGCCCGAGGCCGTCCGATGCCTACGGTTATCCCCAGGCTCTGGGGACCACTTGGCGTCACTACCAAAGGTCTTCCTTTAACTACGGTGCCGATCGGGATGATTTTGGCGACGCCATCGATTTTATCGGCTGGTATAACAACACCAGTGCACGCCAGTGCCAGATACGCGCCAATGACACCTACAGCCTTTACCTCGCCTACCACGAGGGGCACGGTGGTTTTAATCGGCGCACTTTCCAGAATAAAGCCTGGCTAAAGAATGTATCCCACAAGGTATCTGCCAGGGCGCAAAAATATCAGCAACAACTCAATAGCTGCGAACAGTCGCTGAAAAAACGCAAGAAATTTCTCTGGATTTTCTAG
- a CDS encoding DUF4168 domain-containing protein, which translates to MKLFLKYLAVLAISLSVPMTFAQPATSQTTAPKASFSEPQLKQFANAYRSIVMLSREYAPKLKAAADIKEAEAINKEAQGKMIAAIEKAGLSKTKYQEIANSIKSNPALLEKVNKILQQSHAPQQ; encoded by the coding sequence ATGAAGCTCTTTTTGAAATACCTGGCTGTATTGGCAATATCACTCAGCGTGCCTATGACCTTCGCACAACCTGCTACCAGCCAAACAACCGCCCCCAAAGCTTCGTTTAGCGAACCGCAGCTCAAGCAATTTGCCAACGCCTATCGCTCTATCGTGATGCTGAGTCGAGAATACGCTCCCAAACTGAAAGCGGCTGCCGATATCAAGGAAGCGGAAGCGATCAACAAAGAAGCACAGGGAAAAATGATCGCCGCAATTGAAAAAGCCGGCCTTTCCAAAACCAAATACCAGGAAATTGCCAACAGCATTAAATCGAATCCCGCCCTACTGGAGAAAGTGAACAAAATTCTTCAGCAAAGCCACGCGCCACAGCAGTAA
- a CDS encoding DUF937 domain-containing protein, which produces MADNVLDMATGQLGSGGIDALTKALNLPAGQGEAALCSGVAYILAGMLNRASSKTGMGYLFNLISESEALDLSKFATAISSPEKLKSITDIGEKMLEKIFSSRKKEVLEVAANNLGKEGGDLLSVSAPIVTSLMQSQAKAQKMDVSDLASFLIGQREHLQGYIPDNLLQAIDVPDFGKLGDALVTHGHAKPQEPRATAIQGPEEKRKPVSFSSWFFPLLLVLVVLYALNMCMLKGKKENSESNPSMTSQEASFMESASQPVGDSPLRKRKRKRNWAPITFPVIYVIISRAFQTIPTGNSPCG; this is translated from the coding sequence ATGGCGGATAATGTTTTGGATATGGCTACCGGCCAATTGGGCTCCGGGGGTATTGATGCGCTAACAAAGGCTTTGAATTTGCCGGCAGGGCAAGGTGAAGCTGCACTCTGCTCAGGCGTTGCTTACATACTGGCTGGTATGTTGAACAGGGCCAGTAGTAAAACAGGAATGGGTTATTTATTTAATTTAATTTCTGAAAGTGAAGCGCTGGATTTGTCTAAATTCGCCACCGCTATTTCCTCACCAGAAAAGTTGAAGTCAATTACAGACATCGGTGAGAAAATGCTGGAAAAAATTTTCAGCAGTCGTAAAAAAGAGGTCCTGGAAGTTGCAGCGAATAATTTGGGGAAAGAGGGCGGAGATCTATTGAGTGTATCCGCACCGATAGTTACTTCGTTGATGCAAAGCCAGGCCAAAGCTCAAAAAATGGATGTTTCTGACTTGGCTTCATTCCTGATTGGCCAGCGGGAGCATTTACAGGGGTATATACCGGATAACCTTCTTCAAGCAATCGACGTTCCAGATTTTGGGAAGTTGGGAGACGCTCTGGTTACCCATGGCCACGCCAAACCCCAGGAACCTCGGGCTACAGCAATTCAGGGGCCCGAAGAAAAACGTAAACCGGTGAGTTTCAGTAGCTGGTTTTTTCCTTTGCTGTTGGTACTTGTGGTTCTCTACGCATTGAATATGTGTATGTTGAAAGGGAAAAAGGAAAATTCAGAAAGTAATCCTTCCATGACCTCCCAGGAAGCGAGCTTTATGGAGTCCGCTTCACAGCCGGTAGGGGATTCCCCCTTGAGAAAGCGGAAGAGGAAGCGCAACTGGGCCCCGATAACTTTTCCAGTAATTTACGTGATTATCTCAAGAGCTTTTCAGACAATCCCGACCGGGAATTCCCCATGCGGGTGA
- a CDS encoding OmpA family protein, whose product MRVNFEKGTAKITNPAAEDIDALAKIMQDNPNLTIAIEGHVKGEGNEIAEQEISQERADVVKELLLKKGIAANRITATGMGSAKPVAEDMSEKRDQKALNVERVSIRVVTNSQE is encoded by the coding sequence ATGCGGGTGAACTTTGAAAAGGGAACCGCAAAAATCACCAACCCTGCAGCTGAGGATATCGATGCTCTGGCAAAAATCATGCAGGACAACCCCAACTTAACCATTGCTATTGAAGGGCATGTAAAAGGTGAGGGTAATGAAATTGCAGAGCAGGAAATTTCCCAAGAACGTGCGGATGTTGTGAAAGAACTTCTACTGAAGAAGGGGATAGCGGCAAACCGTATCACTGCAACAGGAATGGGCTCAGCTAAGCCTGTTGCGGAAGATATGTCAGAGAAGAGGGACCAAAAAGCCCTCAATGTTGAGCGAGTTAGTATCCGGGTAGTGACAAACTCTCAGGAGTAG
- a CDS encoding AraC family transcriptional regulator, with amino-acid sequence MDNENPKLREAGLGIPAAAVKAHLVGAQATGLDCQQLLIDSGIAPAQLDDPDSRVGREQMANLLRLEWDFLNDESGGFLARPWLPGTFAMMGHACITCPNLRRALLRSSRFISMVSDDLHIKLVEDGEEARLIIHHTNEKKLPNQIFVESIAVIWLRFFSWLIDRTILLERVLLAFPPPDYNEDYSDMFPCRHYFNQGETCLVFNTRYLQMPLVRDEQQLADFLSRAPECLLTQYKSDHSFTGRIRRMLQQQNSIENLSLDDVAARLYTSPQTLRRRLKEEGNSWQDIKDSVRRDMAVYQLKQQETAVAEIAERLGFSEPSAFNRAFKKWTGLAPGAYRDKFRS; translated from the coding sequence GTGGACAATGAAAACCCCAAACTCCGCGAAGCGGGGCTAGGTATTCCCGCCGCTGCGGTAAAGGCCCATCTGGTTGGCGCACAAGCGACCGGACTGGACTGCCAACAACTACTCATCGATAGCGGAATCGCCCCCGCCCAGCTAGATGATCCCGATAGCCGCGTTGGCCGGGAGCAGATGGCCAACTTGTTACGCCTTGAGTGGGATTTTCTGAACGATGAGTCAGGAGGATTCCTGGCGCGCCCTTGGCTGCCGGGCACTTTTGCCATGATGGGGCACGCTTGTATCACCTGTCCCAACCTGCGCCGAGCCCTGCTTCGCTCCAGCCGCTTTATCAGTATGGTGAGTGACGACTTGCACATCAAGCTGGTCGAGGATGGTGAAGAAGCTCGACTGATCATTCACCACACCAATGAAAAAAAATTGCCCAACCAAATTTTCGTCGAATCTATCGCGGTAATCTGGTTGCGCTTTTTTAGCTGGCTGATCGACCGTACCATTTTATTAGAGCGCGTTCTTCTGGCGTTTCCCCCGCCCGACTACAACGAAGACTACAGCGATATGTTCCCTTGCAGGCACTACTTTAACCAAGGTGAAACCTGCCTGGTATTTAACACTCGCTATTTGCAAATGCCCCTGGTACGCGATGAGCAACAGCTGGCAGACTTCCTGTCCCGCGCCCCCGAGTGCCTGTTGACCCAATACAAATCCGACCACAGTTTCACCGGTCGTATTCGCCGTATGCTGCAACAGCAAAATAGTATCGAAAATCTGTCACTGGATGATGTCGCCGCACGCTTGTACACATCTCCACAGACTCTGCGCCGCCGCCTCAAAGAGGAGGGCAACAGCTGGCAGGATATTAAAGACTCTGTTCGACGGGATATGGCGGTTTACCAGTTGAAACAACAGGAAACCGCTGTAGCTGAAATTGCCGAGCGCCTGGGCTTTTCCGAACCCAGCGCTTTTAATCGCGCATTTAAAAAGTGGACAGGGCTAGCTCCCGGAGCTTACAGGGATAAATTCCGTAGTTAA